The Besnoitia besnoiti strain Bb-Ger1 chromosome IV, whole genome shotgun sequence genome contains a region encoding:
- a CDS encoding acyltransferase domain-containing protein (encoded by transcript BESB_053900), whose protein sequence is MTRVRDSASAEEPVGRCRRPDAASCYRARPPNLRVRADSARYRAPPGGLDKDSSPCPASLQPSSAASRSREGRTHEPRALKMPCRNRRKRWKQPTAVRGHQRASQGLARLRRRLGLLFFASLASAVQLSLPDARLRSASSPGCWASLSAVSPSLQADALVAGPGSAARAWMETSSPLTFSLRAAANVPRRASPGGRYSPPDLTFGDAAWAREAAVPPPQVRQSFPHLSRASASLCLRSSRSDRRAPAPLAFLRSASKDSSAGFFLSGGRRSWCSFRAHRASGAGTPASPPAFLNSAASQAAAAFVSSPLDFSARAKAPWLAGSTQRHLASSAALGSPSVTARPPGACSPLYSRSSSALPASAISLRSSLLPSALCARAPALLSSAVSQSGFPAPSSAVFSPVSSSSTPLSAFMPSSSCRSALSLPASPSSAASASEPGGAPAWLPYGLPERLPETLAASTSAEALQQAKLHLQRLARSGGLAPSLGRTASGGEYTPTEERPPSNPFLSEQHQLIFANLADIYAREAAKSGQLTAQEYVDILASVWQLAQKYADYSFAPFHAALREPFNFSEWSQRLWRPLVSLPASQIVVPRPSAALAFATPLGQVNERLAVGDNVVFLSNHQTEPDPQVIKLVFDQLGEAQLAEKMVFVAGHKVREDRLSKPFSLACNLICVHSKKHLTNPELSPEARHTKQRENIAAMAALQQLLEEGGNAIWVAPSGGRDREDARGLFTRPDAFDSKTLQMFRVLARKARQAGRTTHFFPMALFTAPICPPPKQVENELGETRMCAFSPVGLAVGEALPSDDSLSHEDFAKLAEDETRRLYGLITLHSEDTSA, encoded by the exons atGACACGCGTCAGAGactccgccagcgccgaggaGCCTGtcgggcgctgcagacgtcccgacgcggcgagttgctaccgcgcgcggcccccAAACCTGCGCGTCCGTGCAGACTCTGCGCGTTATAGGGCGCCTCCGGGGGGCCTCGACAAAGACTCTTCCCCTTGCCCTGCGTCCCTTCAGCCGTCGTcggccgccagccgctcTCGCGAGGGCAGGACCCACGAGCCTCGCGCCCTGAAGATGCCTTGCCGAAATAGACGGAAGCGCTGGAAGCAGCCGACCGCGGTTCGCGGACACCAGCGCGCGTCGCAGGGGCTCGctcggctgcgtcgtcgccttggtctcctcttctttgcGTCGCTTGCATCAGCCGTTCAACTCTCCCTTCCTGACGCTCGCCTCaggtctgcttcctctcctggCTGCTGGGCTTCTCTTTCGGCCgtctctccgtctcttcAGGCCGACGCCCTGGTCGCGGGTCCAGGATCCGCTGCACGGGCCTGGATGGAGACGTCCTCGCCGCTGACATTctcgctgcgggcggcagcgaatgtgcccaggcgcgcctcccccggCGGTCGTTACTCTCCTCCCGATTTGACTTTTGGGGACGCGGCCTGGGCTCGTGAAGCTGcggtgccgccgcctcaggtGAGGCAGAGTTTTCCGCACCTCTCGCGGGCTTCGGCGTCCTTGTGTCTGCGGTCTTCACGCTCtgacaggcgcgcgccggctccTTTGGCTTTTCTGAGGTCTGCAAGTAAAGATTCGAGTGCAGGATTCTTCCTCTCAGGCGGCCGCCGTTCGTGGTGTTCATTTAGGGCGCATCGAGCGTCAGGCGCCGGAAcacctgcgtcgcctcctgcctTTCTCaactctgccgcctcgcaggcggcagctgccttTGTTTCATCACCCCTGGACTTTTCAGCGCGCGCAAAGGCGCCTTGGCTTGCGGGTTCTACCCAGCGCCATctggcgtcttctgcggcccTGGGATCGCCTTCCGTGacggcgcgtcctccaggAGCGTGTTCGCCTCTTTattctcgctcttcttctgcgctaCCTGCCTCCGCCATCAGCCTGCGTTCGTCTTTGCTGCCgtccgccctctgcgcgagggcgccagcGTTGCTGTCTTCCGCTGTCTCCCAGTCTGGCTTTCCAGCACCATCCTCCGCTGTTTTTTCGCCagtttcttcgtcttcgactCCTTTGTCTGCGTTTAtgccttcctcttcctgcCGTTCTGCGTTGTCTCTTCCTGcatcgccgtcgtctgcggcctccgcttcTGAGCCTGGCGGTGCGCCGGCGTGGCTTCCGTACGGCCTCCCGGAGCGCCTGCCTGAAACCCTGGCGGCGAGCACGAGTGCAGAGGCCCTCCAACAGGCGAAGCTGCATCTACAGCGGCTGGCACGGTCAGGCGGCTTGGCTCCTTCGTTGGGTAGGACTgcaagcggcggcgagtACACGCCGACGGAGGAACGGCCGCCCTCGAATCCTTTCCTGTCTGAACAGCACCAGTTGATCTTCGCGAATCTCGCAGATATCTacgcgagagaggctgcgAAATCCGGGCAGCTCACTGCCCAAGAATACGTCGACATCCTCGC GAGCGTCTGGCAGCTCGCGCAGAAGTACGCGGACTACTCGTTCGCGCCATTCCACGCTGCGCTCCGGGAGCCCTTCAACTTCTCGGAGTGGTCGCAGCGTCTCTGGCGGCCCCTGgtctcgctgccggcgagccAGATCGTGGTGCCGCGcccgtccgcggcgctggcctTCGCGACGCCACTCGGGCAAGTCAatgagcgcctcgcggtcggcgacaacgtcgtcttcctctccaaTCACCAGACGGAGCCCGACCCGCAGGTCATCAAGCTTGTCTTTGACCAGCTGGGCGaagcgcagctcgccgaaAAAATGGTTTTCGTTGCAGGACACAA AGTTCGCGAAGACCGGCTGTCAAAGCCCTTCTCGCTGGCCTGCAACCTGATTTGCGTGCACTCCAAGAAGCACCTCACGAACCCGGAGCTGTCCCCCGAGGCGCGGCACACGAAGCAGCGAGAAAATATCGCGGCgatggcggcgctgcagcagctcctggaggagggcggcaacGCGATCTGGGTCGCtcccagcggcggccgcgaccgcgaggacGCCCGTGGGCTCTTTACCCGCCCCGACGCCTTCGACTCCAAGACACTGCAGATGTTCAGAGTCCTcgcgaggaaggcccgcCAGGCGGGACGGACCACGCACTTTTTCCCGATGGCGCTCTTCACGGCGCCCATCTGTCCGCCGCCAAAACAG GTGGAAAACGAACTtggagagacgcgcatgTGCGCCTTCAGCCCCGTAGGATTGGCTGTCGGCGAGGCCCTCCCGAGCGACGACTCGCTGAGCCACGAGGACTTCGCCAAGCTCGCGGAAGATGAAACAAGGCGCCTCTACGGTCTTATCACTTTGCACAGCGAAGACACAAGCGCGTAG
- a CDS encoding rhoptry kinase family protein ROP32 (encoded by transcript BESB_053910), with protein MAAVRQSLFWRVPWTLYACSYLWGLLLPTPQSVLLKGGVRVSADSVSHQRLSHSSPSVFLPCQEADYASTVESVESHIDAKASLLSTNNIRSRSLGSEGRRHAVQSIESRATAKKSHGLRSVYTTPERHAVDSRLAEWDRYARQNDIGHDEYVAETREESDTHQGVIADADPRARRDEDFSSALLRTGYYTAPAIEIPSDPEAVKELADMVATTNTHELVSHSRKKDLIATFNFYLPPDEPFSVESPSEEFSPKEFVRGRLLGVGGNGLVFEAQDSEESVYALKLLLIRMKTFLAAVGDRGEMAWKLEESRSFSRALHKEMKILSIFPPDKTADQLYEEGFVLPLFQGVISGKPRITPLTEEFGATSVVVGFHKVACSVGQLVGAHRLHDRVKMELTRQMIGLLARLHSYEILHADVKWENFFLDAHGHVFLGDFEQSQVLGQGKTAPCGPRGGGTPSLHEPARAACYFGDPERRLTLLASRDSWSLGVILYKLWCSRFPFGLRFTPGDVPRYMKSVAAIARDGLVADFDSCPASSSVPGDVKELIAALLYHDWHHRETPLSLISKSPVFQRPTSEKTESPTE; from the coding sequence ATGGCTGCAGTACGCCAAAGCCTTTTCTGGCGCGTTCCTTGGACGTTGTATGCGTGTTCCTATCTCTGGGGGCTGTTGTTGCCCACGCCGCAATCAGTGTTGCTGAAGGGTGGTGTGCGGGTTTCAGCGGATTCCGTTTCGCATCAACGATTGAGTCATTCGTCACCTAGTGTTTTTCTGCCCTGCCAAGAGGCTGACTATGCGTCGACCGTCGAGTCGGTCGAGAGTCACATCGATGCCAAAGCGAGTCTCTTGAGCACCAACAACATACGCTCGCGTTCGCTAGGTTCCGAAGGTCGGCGACACGCGGTGCAGAGTATCGAGAGCCGAGCGACAGCAAAGAAGTCCCACGGCCTTCGGAGTGTTTACACCACCCCAGAGCGTCACGCCGTTGACTCACGTCTGGCGGAGTGGGACCGGTACGCGCGGCAAAATGACATCGGACACGACGAATATGTAGCTGAGACGCGAGAAGAGTCAGACACACACCAGGGGGTGATCGCAGATGCTGATCCGAGGGCTAGGAGAGACGAGGACTTCAGTAGCGCGCTGCTCCGCACTGGGTACTACACAGCACCCGCCATCGAAATTCCATCCGATCCTGAAGCCGTGAAGGAGCTTGCCGATATGGTAGCTACAACTAACACCCATGAGCTTGTTTCTCACTCGCGAAAGAAGGACCTGATCGCCACGTTCAATTTCTACCTTCCCCCAGATGAGCCCTTCTCTGTCGAGTCTCCATCGGAAGAATTCAGTCCGAAGGAATTTGTAAGGGGCCGCCTCCTTGGTGTGGGAGGCAATGGCCTAGTTTTCGAGGCACAGGACAGTGAGGAAAGTGTCTACGCGCTTAAACTACTACTCATACGCATGAAGACGTTTCTTGCGGCGGtgggcgacagaggcgaaaTGGCGTGGAAACTGGAAGAGAGTCGCTCTTTCTCCAGAGCCCTCCATAAGGAAATGAAAATCTTAAGTATTTTCCCGCCAGATAAAACGGCAGACCAGTTGTATGAAGAAGGCTTCGTTCTCCCGTTATTTCAGGGCGTGATTTCAGGCAAGCCAAGGATTACTCCCCTGACAGAGGAGTTCGGGGCCACAAGCGTGGTCGTCGGATTTCATAAAGTGGCGTGTAGTGTGGGACAACTTGTCGGCGCTCATCGGCTTCACGACCGTGTCAAGATGGAGCTTACGCGGCAGATGATCGGCCTCCTTGCCCGACTTCACAGCTACGAAATTCTGCACGCAGACGTCAAATGGGAAAACTTCTTCCTTGATGCGCACGGGCACGTCTTTCTCGGGGACTTCGAGCAGTCACAGGTTTTGGGTCAGGGGAAGACTGCGCCCTGTGGGCCGCGAGGTGGAGGAACGCCGTCGTTACACGAACCGGCACGCGCAGCATGTTACTTCGGCGATCCGGAACGCCGACTCACCCTTCTGGCTAGCCGTGACAGCTGGTCACTCGGAGTCATTTTGTACAAACTGTGGTGTAGCCGCTTTCCGTTCGGACTGCGGTTCACTCCTGGTGACGTACCGCGGTATATGAAGAGCGTCGCCGCCATCGCTCGCGACGGCTTGGTCGCCGACTTCGACAGTTGCCCGGCATCGAGTTCCGTCCCCGGCGACGTGAAAGAATTGATTGCGGCGTTGCTGTATCACGATTGGCATCACCGGGAAACACCTCTAAGCCTTATCAGCAAGTCGCCTGTCTTCCAGCGCCCGACTTCTGAGAAGACAGAGTCACCCACTGAGTAG